The Nicotiana tabacum cultivar K326 chromosome 14, ASM71507v2, whole genome shotgun sequence genome contains a region encoding:
- the LOC107806811 gene encoding ethylene-responsive transcription factor ERF011-like produces MEVDGGRSGGAAVVGGGGGCCSGKIKKERIYKGIRMRKWGKWVAEIREPNKRSRIWLGSYSTPVAAARAYDTAVYYLRGPSARLNFPELLVGDGGLSDLSAASIRKKAVEVGARVDAMQNSLAIHDHNHDHDHDQQRPRESRNHCCENGSPAQLKPCWFQEKPDLNLKPEPEDPELEYW; encoded by the coding sequence ATGGAAGTTGATGGCGGCAGAAGTGGCGGTGCTGCGGTGGTTGGAGGCGGAGGAGGGTGTTGCTCCGGGAAGATTAAAAAAGAGAGAATTTACAAAGGAATAAGGATGAGGAAGTGGGGAAAATGGGTTGCTGAAATTAGAGAGCCCAATAAGCGGTCCAGAATATGGTTGGGCTCTTATTCAACGCCGGTGGCGGCGGCCCGAGCTTATGATACGGCTGTTTATTATCTTCGCGGGCCTTCGGCCCGGTTGAATTTCCCTGAACTATTAGTTGGAGATGGTGGGCTTAGTGATTTGTCTGCTGCTTCTATTCGTAAGAAAGCTGTAGAAGTTGGGGCTAGAGTTGACGCTATGCAAAACTCATTGGCCATACATGACCACAACCATGACCACGATCATGACCAGCAACGGCCACGTGAATCTAGAAACCATTGTTGTGAAAATGGAAGTCCGGCCCAATTAAAGCCGTGTTGGTTTCAGGAGAAGCCCGATTTAAATTTGAAGCCCGAGCCCGAAGACCCGGAACTTGAATACTGGTAA